In Papaver somniferum cultivar HN1 chromosome 1, ASM357369v1, whole genome shotgun sequence, a genomic segment contains:
- the LOC113330329 gene encoding L10-interacting MYB domain-containing protein-like has translation MEKKEDEKENKIIFRSVPEFRGLFIDQCLVQATEYGFSGTSLKQTSWGNLCKFFSEKYDCTITQKKLRNHWDYLRTQYVTWSRLLARTGHGYNAETNTFDWSEEQWIELDKTIKNASQFKNKGLEDAEKLQNLFDGKFSTGANRDTPGRVEPPCSAGTSTTAGVSNNGSESRTSHGKEKNHEDDNEVDSSLNAKGSGRKRKKEMEEESSDLLTEKVCSIVTSMETHLQHKKLALEKDSAAEFMKALDNLLETDCITMDEYLIITLKASEMPGWQKLFVSLKSDERRVAFVHKLLKER, from the exons ATGGAGAAAAAGGAAgatgagaaagaaaataagataatTTTTAGGAGCGTCCCAGAATTTAGAGGGCTATTTATTGACCAGTGTTTGGTACAAGCTACTGAGTATGGATTTTCTGGAACTTCTTTGAAGCAAACTTCGTGGGGAAATTTGTGCAAGTTCTTTTCTGAGAAGTATGACTGCACCATCACACAAAAAAAGTTGAGAAACCACTGGGATTACTTGCGAACCCAATATGTCACTTGGTCCCGTCTCTTAGCAAGAACCGGCCATGGGTATAACGCGGAGACGAACACATTTGATTGGAGCGAAGAGCAATGGATTGAATTAGACAAG ACAATCAAAAACGCTAGTCAATTCAAGAACAAGGGGCTGGAAGATGCAGAGAAGTTGCAGAATTTATTTGATGGGAAATTCTCCACTGGAGCTAATAGAGATACACCTGGAAGAGTGGAACCGCCTTGTTCAGCTGGAACTTCTACAACTGCAGGGGTTTCAAATAATGGATCTGAATCTCGTACAAgtcatggaaaagaaaaaaatcatgagGATGACAACGAGGTTGATTCTAGTCTCAATGCAAAGGGGAGTGGCAGGAAAAGGaagaaggaaatggaggaagaatCAAGTGATCTATTAACTGAGAAAGTTTGTTCTATTGTAACATCGATGGAGACTCATCTTCAACATAAGAAACTTGCTCTAGAAAAGGATAGCGCAGCCGAATTCATGAAAGCTTTGGATAATTTACTTGAGACTGATTGCATCACAATGGATGAGTATTTGATCATAACTCTAAAAGCTTCAGAGATGCCTGGTTGGCAGAAATTGTTTGTCAGTTTGAAAAGCGATGAGCGTCGTGTTGCCTTTGTACACAAACTTTTAAAAGAACGTTGA
- the LOC113330407 gene encoding uncharacterized protein LOC113330407, with protein sequence MDESIERLQGRGFREGENLNTGKKMKTLLSQLVVLCFLVKKLKKAKRRVRPKYKKSILTGKAFTQDLLDGNPRNMYNLLRMSKVPFTLLCNEFRAKGLLEDSKYIEVEEKMAMFLYTIGHNCRNRVILYHFQHSGETVSKYFHEVLAAMKIWSAEVLVPPSNVFDKPAITKRHKRLREGAFKCVVGALDGTLISASIPVEKQTPYRGRGRGECTQNVLAICDWDMYFLYVVVGWEGTAHDSRVLTEEVRDPYFKFPLPPPDKYYLCDAAYSHTQGFMCPYRNIRYWIGDYRRVPPTAKEEKFNQAHARLRNVIERAFGVLKVRFPVLSKMPSYSFETQRDIVIACMSIHNFLRRNALDDWLFKEYENETFDMNETQVEVEVEAETEENAPRLFGRQEQIYVNNLRDEIASLL encoded by the exons ATGGATGAATCA ATTGAAAGGCTACAAGGAAGAGGGTTTAGAGAAGGGGAGAACTTAAATACAGGCAA GAAAATGAAAACGTTATTATCTCAACTAGTAGTTTTATGCTTTTTAGTGAAGAAACTTAAGAAGGCTAAACGGCGTGTACGCCCGAAGTACAAGAAGTCAATTTTAACGGGAAAGGCTTTCACCCAAGACCTGTTAGATGGAAATCCGAGGAATATGTACAACCTTTTGAGAATGAGTAAGGTTCCTTTTACCCTATTATGCAATGAGTTCCGAGCCAAAGGACTTTTAGAGGATAGTAAATATATAGAAGTAGAGGAGAAGATGGCAATGTTCTTATATACAATTGGGCACAACTGTAGGAATCGTGTAATTTTGTATCACTTTCAACATTCGGGTGAAACGGTTAGTAAGTATTTTCATGAAGTGTTGGCTGCTATGAAGATTTGGTCTGCTGAAGTTTTAGTTCCTCCGTCTAATGTATTTGACAAGCCAGCTATAACTAAAAGGCATAAACGTCTCCGAGAAGGTGCTTTCAAATGTGTTGTTGGTGCATTGGATGGCACTCTAATTAGTGCGAGCATTCCAGTCGAGAAGCAAACACCGTATAGAGGAAGGGGAAGAGGAGAATGTACCCAAAACGTGCTTGCGATATGTGATTGGGATATGTACTTTTTATATGTAGTGGTTGGATGGGAAGGCACTGCTCATGACTCGAGAGTGTTGACCGAGGAAGTGCGTGATCCATATTTCAAGTTTCCTTTACCTCCACCAG ACAAATACTATCTATGTGATGCTGCGTACTCTCATACACAAGGGTTTATGTGTCCGTATCGCAACATAAGGTATTGGATAGGTGATTACCGAAGAGTACCTCCAACGGCAAAAGAGGAGAAGTTTAATCAAGCCCATGCTCGATTGAGGAATGTGATTGAGAGAGCATTCGGGGTATTGAAAGTAAGATTTCCCGTCTTAAGTAAAATGCCTTCTTACTCATTTGAGACTCAAAGAGATATCGTTATTGCTTGCATGTCAATACATAACTTTCTACGTCGTAATGCATTGGATGATTGGCTATTTAAAGAATATGAGAATGAGACATTTGATATGAATGAGACACAGGTGGAAGTCGAAGTGGAAGCGGAAACGGAAGAAAATGCACCTCGTCTGTTTGGACGACAAGAGCAGATATATGTGAACAACTTACGTGATGAGATAGCTAgtctcctttag
- the LOC113330477 gene encoding 60S ribosomal protein L23A-like, producing MVLISFVCHVVTKKADPKVLANKASKAVKAGASTIKTKAKNICTSVTFHRPKTLQKERNPKYPCINALPRNKLDHYQILKYPLTTESVMKKIEDNNKKKTRMLSRRCTTSRQIK from the coding sequence ATGGTACTGATATCATTTGTTTGTCATGTAGTTACTAAGAAGGCTGACCCCAAGGTGCTGGCTAACAAAGCTTCCAAGGCTGTCAAAGCTGGAGCATCAACCATTAAGACGAAGGCTAAGAACATCTGCACATCAGTCACATTTCACAGGCCAAAGACATTGCAGAAGGAAAGGAATCCCAAGTACCCATGTATTAATGCACTACCAAGGAACAAGCTTGACCATTACCAGATCCTGAAATACCCACTGACCACCGAGTCCGtaatgaagaagattgaagacaacaacaagaagaaaacaaggatgcTTTCAAGAAGATGTACAACATCCAGACAGATAAAGTGA